DNA from Quercus lobata isolate SW786 chromosome 1, ValleyOak3.0 Primary Assembly, whole genome shotgun sequence:
AttccttgtggttttcctcaactcctacctctccatctctatatCTTTGAGAGGTTActagcccaaacacttatcaCACATATGTtttgagtgtaaagtgagattttggtgctactgggaagcattggaaggagcTATTCATTGACAGATGCAATCAAGCTGAATTGCAGGGTTCGGAAaactagagaagacaaggttccgAGAAGTTAATTGGTagcaggagtttggagggctcaaATATATGAGATAGACTAGGCTTGAAGgatcttttgttattcatgtactccaactttattctctagtggatcgatttcaaCTTGGAGAGTcgcgaagaggtttttcaccgagttctttggtttcctattcgataacacgtctcggtgttatcttgtgtttgtatctctcttccctactctttaagctttccttttattgttgataatggatgaatatggcttagggtagtgaTAACGGTTCTTTGTGCTTATTTACTCTTATTctgcacttagtataagttagagtaaaagctaTCTAGCCATAAAGCTCTTGTATTTTTGCACAAATCCAAGCTTTCAGGATGTAATCAAGAAGGATGCTCATTTTGTATCTTGTTTCAGataataaaagtttttattcttagcaaaaacaaaaacaaaaacaaaaaaaagtcaagCACGTGTTTACTATTTCCAAAGCACAAAAACACTCCAAATACCTTAGAATCTAGCTATTTCGCAATTGcccaatttcattttttaggaTTAGAGAAAAAGCAATTGCCAATTCCATTAATATGAGTAAATCAGGCTTCATTTACACCATGACATACATTAAACTACAACATCTTATGCAAAAGGCACTTTCTtcatttcttcctttctttctcacTTGTAGGAGTATGCTTGCTAGTGTTGTAGAACCTCAATACTCTCACTATTTTAACACTCAAAAATGTTGCTTTAATGTTACCTTTAGGAATGTTTGACATAGGTGCTACTGAACCCTAAATTAATTTGGCCTCCCGTTTGTATACATGAAActaaaatttctatttattttaaataaaatttagatcCGTTTATGTTTAATAGTTAGGTGCTTGCAATTTCAAACGTTATGCATCCAAGGCGTAATCAAAATCAAGATATATGCACTAATTGCACTGCCTTTGCCATCCTTGTTACATATACTTTTTTTCCGAATAGTAGAATGACTAGAATTGTTTTTGAAGATAATCAACTACACTCTTGTCCAATTGGAAGGCCTTAATAAGAACATCAAGATTGATGAGAGGATTTGATCCAAAGACTGTGTTTGCTATGGTGATTACCCCAGGATTTTGACTGCTGAGACCGGAAAAGGCCAAAGCATTGGTCTCTCTTATGTTGAATTGGAAGTGAATGAGACCAATTGGGAATACAAAGACGTCTCCCTTGTTTAGAACTTTGGTGAAGAGTTTGTTTGGGTTGGATGTGACAAATCCAACTAAGAGAGTACCCTCTATCACTACCAAAAGCTCAGTGCCGCGAGGGTGAGTGTGAGGAGGATTCAGGCCATATGGTGCAAAGTCAATGCAAGCCAAAGATATGCCTAAAGTGTTGAGACCTAGAAATTTGTCGACATTCACAAGATTGACACTTGATCCAAGTTTATTTGCAGCTGTGTTTCCAGGAATATTGAGTCTGGAGAAGAAAAAATCGTTGGCTGTGACAGTAGCTGggtgcttgcaaaattttccattcacaaatactacacaaaaaaaaagtttgttattGTCAGAAATAAGACAGTTATGTAACAATGGACAATAGCATGTCATGTATGGAAAAAATCTAATGCAGATGATAATACTACTACGCATTGGCGGAGCCACATACAAAGGTGGGGGGGCCAAGGCCCccccaaactttaaaaaaattattttatagtatgggtccgtttggattgagcttatttttgctgaaactgaaaactgaaactgaaaaaactgtagcaaaataatttttaaatatgtgaatagtatcgtgggacctatttttaatgaaaaagttgctgaaaagtggaatttgtgggtccgtgaacagtgcacaaatgcactgttcacaatTGATTTAGTCAAAATGTGCagctaaagtaaaaaaaaaaaaaaaaaaaatttcagaaaacgCAGCTTGGATTCAGCggaaaacgctgaatccaaacggcctctatgtatatattatttacatttttaaaagtgtagcatgtaaaaattgaagttggCCCCCctaaattttgagttatttcaatgatgctcttaaaagaaaaaagaattgtattaaaatcatataatttaagagggttaacaaattaaactatgtagaaaatgataaatttttctaCATGTCTAATAGAAGAAATACATGACTTTTATATactcattaaaatttagaaaatgataaattctcttagtaaattaatttatatacatgtgtgtgtagaAGTTTGTCTTAACTAACATATTAGCATTACAACTTGGCCCtcccaaaccaaaatttctGGCTCCGCCCTTGCTACTACGTACtgctaataataataagcaGAGAGCATGCATGTACATACCAGCAGAATCGGTGTTGTTAATTGCGACACAAAAGTCTTGCAAAGGACTAGGGTCATAGGCTGAAGCAAAGGAAAATGCCAAAGCCAAAATGGCAAAAGTAACAAGGTAAGGAATACCTTTCACCATATTTTGGGGTTATGTTATAGTATAGTACTCTGCGTATTATTGCTCGGATGAGGGATGAGAATATAGCATGCGGGGATATGTCTATTATAGAGAGGAGTCAGTGAACTGGTCTATTGTATTTCACAAACGGAGTAATATAAGAGACTTGCATGGCAACCATTACTTCAAATTGGACCTCTTCAACGTCATTGTGAAGTTTTATCGTTGCATGGGCAAAACCCACAAAGAAACCCATAATATGTTGAAATGACTGAAGTTCCCATACATTGACTCTATCCTTAATTAGTGAAATGTTCCACCGTATTAGGCAGCTGATGGGGAAATAGTAACGTCATACTATTTCCATCAATCATATACTACTTCCAAAGTAGGGGCGGtttgatgcatttgggggcctaaggcgaaaattgaCCATCTtaatttagatgcaaaattactactaattaacatgaactacatagaattttttttttttttttttggaatttttaagacaaaaaaaatttgacaaaatttttcatacttgttgatgtggtagattgatagtggtaagtaaaacagtagtgttagtggtagatttagatgaaaattagtaaaagtttgctaattaaactcttattattattctttttttttttaagaagtgcaacattcacaatattttttacaacaaatcctagattttaaaccgctttttgttttttatttgaaaatatcactataattatttttttgccatcaacaataggctgtaacaacctgctacttagcattagttgtaaaagtgttgtgaaaaatattgtagacgacgttgcatttttctctatttttttatttgtttttcatctaataaaaaaaattattttatttattgattataaataatcctattggttaaaatttgggggccttttttttacttggggccttaaGCAGTCGCATTTCTTGCTCCACCATAGAGCCGGCCCTGTTCCAAAGCACAAAAACTgccaaaaattgaaattgtttAGGCAAGTGAAACACAAAGTATTGTcatcaattttctatttttctctacTCTATTACCGCCTAGAAATAGAATATTGTAAATGAATAACGAATATGGGCATGGGCTTTAAATTGGAAAAAGGTTTCACAAGTCTAGGACTTTAACTAGCAAAGTTAAAAACTTGAGACATAATTTTAAACGGAATATAAACTTTGGCCATGTATGTAATTTCCCCAAATAATTATCTTTAATCACTTAagtattacattttttttcccgctcaaaaaaaaaaaaaaaaaaaaaagagaaaagaaaagaaaagaaagaagtgtTACATTATTTTCCCTTGTATTATGTTAAATATTGCCACAaattcctaattagtttgggctTGGGTTTCTTTGGTGTGAAGATAAGGAGactctataaaagaaaaaaaagaatttgtgtTGAAAAAGTAATTAGGTATTCCTTGTAAATCAAGAAGTAGAATTGAAgccttatatatataagctTGTTGCAATGGGTTTGGTGAGTTTTGCCCAAAGGTCCTTCCACGtgggaaaagaagaaagctCTTAGAAGAACATGGGGTGGGTTTATTCAAAGAGTAGTTTGATAGATTTCTTTGGGGTTGAAAGGTATATATGGTTGTGTGTTGAAAGTGAGTTTGTTTTGTGAGTACGAAAGAGTCATTGGAGTGTATTGGGGCTTTGGGTTTGTGAAAGCCATGCCCTGAACCCAACCGTTAAGATAGGCACATGATAATCACCAATAAAAGCCTACAAGTGTGTACGTAAATACTCAATCTTGGTGAATAAGCTTGGTGACTATCTTGGTGAAATGCTCAAAATCACCAAGACTGagtatttaatatttatcatATTATACTGATGATCACCAAGCTTATTCACCAAGATAATCACTAAGCTTTATTTAGTCGATAATGATGAAAGAAGAGTCTATGttcaatcaaagaaaatatgtcCCCTGAGTACGGCCAGTTGGAAAGCAAAATAGCAAATCTAGAAAAGAAATTCGTTCATTCCAAGCGATTAGCTCCTACAAAAATGTGGAGTTTGCTATCCTATCATATTTCTCATATATTAAGGTTCCCTACAAGTTTAAAACCATCAAAGTTTGAGACATAATGGTAGGAAGATGTCACATGAATATGATCTAGGGAACTATCCACtttgttgggttatagattgacctcaattaattaatttaataaccaaagttgattaattaggtcaaattacatgcaaaatCATGGAggcataaacaaatcatcaaataatCTAAAGTGCAAGTGGAAATTTAATTTAACAAGATGATTTGTTGACTAACAGGGAAAGTCTCTCATAAAGCAAAAACTCCATCGATAACTTTTCAGGTCACTGTTCCCAAGTCACTacttaaaatcaagaaattacaAATATAAGAAATCTTACTCCAAACTTGGTTTGTCCCAAAGTACCTACCTACAATAAAATCATTACGCCAATCCCcttggtttggattttgtagAGACTTCCTCCCTTTGCATAGAtctcaatacgtgactaactcccaGCAACTTGAAGCTTGTTGTTGGATGCAAAATTCTTCAATACACTTGAAGAAAAGGAAGCACTTGATCACAAAACTCTAAGCGCATAAGAACGTTGTAGCTTCACAATAAGTGAATAGATTCTCTAATTGAGTCTGTGTATGATGACGGctacaaaataatcattttat
Protein-coding regions in this window:
- the LOC115950317 gene encoding germin-like protein subfamily 1 member 20, translating into MVKGIPYLVTFAILALAFSFASAYDPSPLQDFCVAINNTDSAVFVNGKFCKHPATVTANDFFFSRLNIPGNTAANKLGSSVNLVNVDKFLGLNTLGISLACIDFAPYGLNPPHTHPRGTELLVVIEGTLLVGFVTSNPNKLFTKVLNKGDVFVFPIGLIHFQFNIRETNALAFSGLSSQNPGVITIANTVFGSNPLINLDVLIKAFQLDKSVVDYLQKQF